One Brassica napus cultivar Da-Ae chromosome C4, Da-Ae, whole genome shotgun sequence genomic region harbors:
- the LOC106397715 gene encoding adenine DNA glycosylase isoform X1 — MILLLFRVRLINPTFERSTVASKRQNPKTIRSFHCKASSFESKTMSHSSAPRMRKCRQKKEEEEEEPLGGDMEDLFNEKETQNIRTSLLDWYDENQRDLPWRKKTRSETEKERRAYEVWVSEIMLQQTRVQTVMEYYKRWMHKWPTIYDLAQASLEEVNEMWAGLGYYRRARFLLEGAKMVVAGKEGFPNKASSLMKVKGIGEYTAGAIASIAFNEAVPVVDGNVIRVLARLKAISANPKDRLTVKIFWKLAAQLVDPSRPGDFNQSLMELGATLCSVSKPSCSSCPISSQCRAYSLFQENRSIPVTEYPTKVVKAKPKVDFCCVCVLEIQIQEKNQSGGRFVLVKRPEEGLLAGLWEFPSVILDKEASLASRRKAINLYLKEAFHLEPKETCTVVSRKELGEFVHIFTHIRRKIYVELLVVQLTEGGTIDLFKDEAEDTLTWKCVDSDVLSTMGLTSAVRKVYSMVEAHKQDLSVSSNRTAISRKRRIT; from the exons ATGATACTTCTTCTTTTTCGCGTGCGGCTAATAAACCCTACATTTGAAAGATCAACGGTCGCGTCAAAGAGACAAAACCCAAAGACGATTCGGAGTTTCCACTGCAAAGCTTCGAGCTTCGAGAGCAAAACGATGTCCCATTCTTCTGCGCCTCGGATGAGAAAATGTCGgcagaaaaaagaagaagaagaagaagaaccactGGGAGGAGATATGGAGGATCTCTTCAACGAAAAGGAGACCCAGAACATCAGAACGTCTCTGCTTGATTGGTACGATGAGAATCAGCGAGATCTACCatggaggaagaagacaaggagCGAGActgaaaaagagagaagagcTTATGAGGTTTGGGTATCGGAGATTATGTTGCAGCAAACTAGGGTTCAGACTGTAATGGAGTATTACAAACGTTGGATGCATAAATGGCCCACCATCTACGACCTTGCTCAAGCTTCCCTTGAG GAGGTAAACGAAATGTGGGCAGGTTTGGGGTACTATCGACGGGCACGCTTTCTTTTAGAG GGAGCAAAGATGGTTGTTGCAGGGAAGGAGGGTTTTCCTAATAAAGCGTCTAGCCTTATGAAAGTTAAAGGAATAGGAGAATATACAGCCGGAGCAATTGCCTCCATTGCTTTTAATGAG GCGGTACCTGTTGTTGACGGTAACGTGATTAGAGTGCTTGCCAGGCTAAAGGCTATCTCAGCTAATCCGAAAGACCGGCTTACTGTGAAGATTTTCTG GAAACTAGCTGCACAACTTGTGGATCCTTCACGTCCTGGAGATTTCAACCAATCTCTGATGGAGCTTGGTGCGACTCTGTGCTCCGTATCAAAGCCAAGTTGCTCTTCTTGTCCTATTTCCAGCCAGTGCCGTGCATATTCTCTGTTCCAGGAAAACAGAAGCATTCCCGTGACAGAGTATCCTACAAAAGTGGTCAAGGCCAAGCCAAAGGTCGACTTCTGTTGCGTATGTGTTTTGGAAATACAGATACAGGAGAAGAACCAGTCAGGAGGTAGATTTGTTCTTGTAAAGAGACCCGAAGAGGGTCTGCTTGCTGGTCTTTGGGAGTTCCCATCTGTTATATTGGATAAGGAAGCTAGTCTGGCATCAAGGAGGAAGGCGATCAATCTCTACCTTAAAGAAGCATTTCATCTAGAACCCAAGGAAACATGCACTGTAGTCTCAAGAAAAGAACTTGGAGAGTTTGTCCACATCTTCACACACATACGTCGAAAAATTTATGTGGAGCTATTAGTCGTACAACTTACAG AAGGGGGAACAATTGATCTGTTCAAAGATGAGGCAGAGGACACTCTGACATGGAAGTGTGTGGACAGTGATGTTCTTTCTACCATGGGACTGACATCGGCTGTAAGAAAG GTGTATTCAATGGTTGAAGCACACAAGCAAGATTTATCTGTCTCATCAAATAGAACAGCCATTTCCAGGAAACGAAGAATCACATGA
- the LOC106402292 gene encoding GPN-loop GTPase 3, translated as MGYAQLVIGPAGSGKSTYCSSLYEHCETVGRTMNVVNLDPAAEIFNYPVAMDIRELVSLEDVMEELGLGPNGALMYCMEYLEDSLHDWVDEELDNYRDDDYLIFDCPGQIELFTHVPVLKNFVAHLQQKNFNVCVVYLLDSQFITDVTKFISGCMSSLSAMIQLELPHINILSKMDLLQDKSNIDTYLDPEPRTLLAELNQKMGPRYAKLNKALIEMVGEYGMVNFIPLDIRKERSIQYVLSQIDVCIQFGEDADVKIKDEDEDFGDDQ; from the exons ATGGGTTATGCTCAGCTCGTTATCGGTCCAGCAGGCAGCGGAAAG TCAACGTATTGCTCATCTTTGTATGAACACTGTGAAACGGTCGGCAGAACAATGAATGTTGTTAACTTGGATCCTGCTGCTGAAATCTTCAACTATCCTGTGGCTATGG ATATCAGAGAACTTGTTTCTTTGGAAGATGTAATGGAGGAGCTTGGGCTTGGTCCTAATGGTGCCCTCATGTACTGCATGGA ATACCTTGAGGATAGCTTACATGATTGGGTGGATGAAGAATTGGACAACTACCGAGATGATGATTACCTTATATTCGATTGTCCAG GCCAGATAGAACTGTTTACACATGTTCCTGTGCTCAAGAACTTTGTGGCGCATTTGCAACAGAAGAACTTCAACGTCTGTGTTGTTTATCTGCTTGATTCACAG TTCATAACAGATGTCACCAAGTTTATCAGCGGTTGCATGTCGTCTCTCTCTGCAATGATCCAGCTTGAATTACCACACATCAACATCCTCTCAAAGATGGATCTCTTGCAGGATAAAAGCAACATTGATAC CTACTTGGATCCGGAGCCTCGCACATTGTTGGCAGAGTTAAACCAAAAGATGGGTCCTCGATATGCGAAATTGAACAAAGCCCTGATTGAGATG GTGGGAGAATATGGGATGGTGAATTTCATACCCCTTGACATAAGGAAAGAACGAAG TATTCAGTATGTTCTGTCCCAGATTGATGTCTGCATCCAGTTTGGAGAAGACGCTGATGTTAAGATCAAAGATGAGGATGAAGATTTTGGTGATGATCAGTAA
- the LOC106397715 gene encoding adenine DNA glycosylase isoform X2, which translates to MILLLFRVRLINPTFERSTVASKRQNPKTIRSFHCKASSFESKTMSHSSAPRMRKCRQKKEEEEEEPLGGDMEDLFNEKETQNIRTSLLDWYDENQRDLPWRKKTRSETEKERRAYEVWVSEIMLQQTRVQTVMEYYKRWMHKWPTIYDLAQASLEEVNEMWAGLGYYRRARFLLEGAKMVVAGKEGFPNKASSLMKVKGIGEYTAGAIASIAFNEAVPVVDGNVIRVLARLKAISANPKDRLTVKIFWKLAAQLVDPSRPGDFNQSLMELGATLCSVSKPSCSSCPISSQCRAYSLFQENRSIPVTEYPTKVVKAKPKVDFCCVCVLEIQIQEKNQSGGRFVLVKRPEEGLLAGLWEFPSVILDKEASLASRRKAINLYLKEAFHLEPKETCTVVSRKELGEFVHIFTHIRRKIYVELLVVQLTGGTIDLFKDEAEDTLTWKCVDSDVLSTMGLTSAVRKVYSMVEAHKQDLSVSSNRTAISRKRRIT; encoded by the exons ATGATACTTCTTCTTTTTCGCGTGCGGCTAATAAACCCTACATTTGAAAGATCAACGGTCGCGTCAAAGAGACAAAACCCAAAGACGATTCGGAGTTTCCACTGCAAAGCTTCGAGCTTCGAGAGCAAAACGATGTCCCATTCTTCTGCGCCTCGGATGAGAAAATGTCGgcagaaaaaagaagaagaagaagaagaaccactGGGAGGAGATATGGAGGATCTCTTCAACGAAAAGGAGACCCAGAACATCAGAACGTCTCTGCTTGATTGGTACGATGAGAATCAGCGAGATCTACCatggaggaagaagacaaggagCGAGActgaaaaagagagaagagcTTATGAGGTTTGGGTATCGGAGATTATGTTGCAGCAAACTAGGGTTCAGACTGTAATGGAGTATTACAAACGTTGGATGCATAAATGGCCCACCATCTACGACCTTGCTCAAGCTTCCCTTGAG GAGGTAAACGAAATGTGGGCAGGTTTGGGGTACTATCGACGGGCACGCTTTCTTTTAGAG GGAGCAAAGATGGTTGTTGCAGGGAAGGAGGGTTTTCCTAATAAAGCGTCTAGCCTTATGAAAGTTAAAGGAATAGGAGAATATACAGCCGGAGCAATTGCCTCCATTGCTTTTAATGAG GCGGTACCTGTTGTTGACGGTAACGTGATTAGAGTGCTTGCCAGGCTAAAGGCTATCTCAGCTAATCCGAAAGACCGGCTTACTGTGAAGATTTTCTG GAAACTAGCTGCACAACTTGTGGATCCTTCACGTCCTGGAGATTTCAACCAATCTCTGATGGAGCTTGGTGCGACTCTGTGCTCCGTATCAAAGCCAAGTTGCTCTTCTTGTCCTATTTCCAGCCAGTGCCGTGCATATTCTCTGTTCCAGGAAAACAGAAGCATTCCCGTGACAGAGTATCCTACAAAAGTGGTCAAGGCCAAGCCAAAGGTCGACTTCTGTTGCGTATGTGTTTTGGAAATACAGATACAGGAGAAGAACCAGTCAGGAGGTAGATTTGTTCTTGTAAAGAGACCCGAAGAGGGTCTGCTTGCTGGTCTTTGGGAGTTCCCATCTGTTATATTGGATAAGGAAGCTAGTCTGGCATCAAGGAGGAAGGCGATCAATCTCTACCTTAAAGAAGCATTTCATCTAGAACCCAAGGAAACATGCACTGTAGTCTCAAGAAAAGAACTTGGAGAGTTTGTCCACATCTTCACACACATACGTCGAAAAATTTATGTGGAGCTATTAGTCGTACAACTTACAG GGGGAACAATTGATCTGTTCAAAGATGAGGCAGAGGACACTCTGACATGGAAGTGTGTGGACAGTGATGTTCTTTCTACCATGGGACTGACATCGGCTGTAAGAAAG GTGTATTCAATGGTTGAAGCACACAAGCAAGATTTATCTGTCTCATCAAATAGAACAGCCATTTCCAGGAAACGAAGAATCACATGA
- the LOC106399122 gene encoding uncharacterized protein LOC106399122, producing MAMKQNGKAPVSSDSEERVMLFKDVSLGPHAAQLRFRLIHFWEARNPIKKTLIGLQMLLIDEQGTVIQGFIPPGRIKKYWPEMKQGSVYQLDNFYGSKNKPVYRVADHIATVSFTWNSEMSVLHEVPISFDEDRFRFHSYEDFEANCDLKGDLYDVVGHMKLVNGQTFIGLPILDEVEIETSRHIMLHVQSHDGPVMKLYLWDQAATDFCKKFNSCENTPTVLLVTTVNTKLLGGTLALTSMSSTRVFMDYDVQPTKDYFTWYVSQTSTSISQAWLNPEIAKQVSAKVVTKRETLTIADIFSYMTQESAKCTATIDDVVHGSAWYYIACSACHSKATKGATSLICTNTRCGKVNTTGVAQYCAKISVYDNSEQAFFVLLGDAGRELTGRHASELVNSYFEANKNEGPDHEVPVPEALINTIGQTHKFCVKVTEHNFSGNTRDITVTKILSLDTPPPTEASVGNNIAATSEETMQTGNEVFEPSKSRGNSANEESKRTSASADPEKSKRPRCEK from the exons ATGGCGATGAAACAAAATGGAAAGGCTCCTGTCTCCTCCGACTCTGAAGAAAGAGTCATGTTATTCAAAGATGTCTCTCTAGGTCCGCATGCAGCTCAGTTGCGCTTCCGACTCATCCATTTCTGGGAGGCTCGGAACCCGATCAAGAAGACGCTTATTGGCCTCCAAATGCTCCTCATCGACGAGCAG GGGACTGTTATTCAAGGATTCATCCCACCGGGGCGTATTAAAAAATACTGGCCTGAGATGAAACAAGGATCAGTTTACCAACTCGACAACTTCTACGGATCAAAAAACAAACCGGTGTATCGGGTTGCTGATCATATCGCAACCGTGTCTTTCACATGGAACTCTGAGATGTCGGTTCTTCACGAGGTTCCCATCTCATTTGATGAAGACCGTTTCAGGTTTCATTCATATGAAGATTTTGAAGCTAACTGTGATCTCAAAGGTGATCTCTACG ATGTTGTTGGCCACATGAAGTTGGTCAATGGACAGACTTTTATTGGGCTTCCCATCCTTGACGAAGTGGAGATAGAAACCTCTCGGCACATTATGCTTCATGTGCAATCACATGa tggaCCTGTGATGAAGCTCTACCTTTGGGACCAGGCTGCAACAGACTTTTGCAAGAAGTTCAACTCCTGTGAAAACACTCCCACAGTGCTTTTGGTCACGACCGTTAACACCAAACTTCTCGGAG GTACTCTTGCCCTGACATCTATGTCCTCCACACGGGTCTTCATGGACTATGACGTCCAACCAACCAAAGATTACTTCACCTGGTATGTATCGCAGACTTCAACATCTATTTCACAA GCTTGGCTCAACCCAGAGATTGCTAAGCAGGTTAGTGCGAAGGTGGTAACTAAGCGTGAGACGCTGACTATAGCAGACATATTCTCTTACATGACTCAGGAATCTGCAAAg TGCACGGCTACGATTGATGATGTTGTGCATGGCTCTGCTTGGTACTATATTGCATGCAGTGCTTGCCATAGTAAGGCTACCAAGGGAGCAACTTCGTTGATTTGTACGAACACAAGATGTGGGAAGGTCAACACAACTGGTGTTGCACA GTACTGTGCAAAGATTTCTGTTTATGACAACAGTGAACAAGCATTTTTTGTCCTACTTGGTGATGCTGGTCGTGAGTTGACTGGGAGGCACGCATCCGAGTTGGTTAACAGCTACTTTGAG GCTAATAAAAACGAAGGACCTGACCATGAGGTGCCTGTCCCGGAAGCTCTGATCAACACCATCGGACAGACACATAAGTTTTGTGTCAAAGTTACAGAGCACAACTTCTCAGGCAATACCAGAGATATAACTGTCACCAAGATCCTTTCTCTAGACACACCACCGCCCACAGAAGCCTCGGTTGGAAACAACATTGCTGCAACGTCCGAGGAAACAATGCAGACTGGAAATGAAGTGTTTGAACCTTCTAAAAGTCGTGGAAATTCTGCAAATGAGGAGAGTAAGAGGACCTCTGCAAGTGCTGATCCAGAGAAATCTAAGCGCCCAAGATGTGAGAAGTAG
- the LOC106400823 gene encoding transmembrane 9 superfamily member 12, whose translation MYRVIVLLVFVAQLCNGFYLPGSYMHTYSNGDSIFAKVNSLTSIETELPFSFYSLPYCKPLEGIKKSAENLGELLMGDQIDNSAYRFRMNTNESLYLCTTSPLNEHEVKLLKQRTRELYQVNMILDNLPALRFAKQNGVTIQWTGYPVGYSPPNSNDDYIINHLKFKVLVHQYEGNVMEVIGTGEEGMGVISEADKKKALGYEIVGFEVVPCSVKYDPEKMTKLHMYDPAPSVNCPLELDKAQIIKEHERITFTYEVEFVRSETRWPSRWDAYLKMEGARVHWFSILNSLMVIVFLAGIVFVIFLRTVRRDLTKYEELDKEAQAQMNEELSGWKLVVGDVFREPELSKLLCIMVGDGVRITGMAVVTIVFAALGFMSPASRGMLLTGMIILYLFLGIAAGYAGVRLWRTVKGTSEGWRSLSWSIACFFPGIAFVILTVLNFLLWSSNSTGAIPISLYFELLALWFCISVPLTLFGGFLGTRAEAIQFPVRTNQIPREIPERKYPSWLLVLGAGTLPFGTLFIELFFIFSSIWLGRFYYVFGFLLIVLLLLVVVCAEVSVVLTYMHLCVEDWRWWWKAFFASGSVALYVFAYSINYLVFDLQSLSGPVSAMLYIGYSLLMAIAIMLSTGTIGFLTSFYFVHYLFSSVKID comes from the coding sequence ATGTACCGGGTTATCGTTTTGCTAGTGTTTGTTGCGCAGCTTTGCAATGGGTTCTACTTGCCAGGGAGTTATATGCACACATATTCAAACGGAGACTCAATCTTCGCCAAAGTCAATTCCTTGACGTCTATAGAAACCGAGCTTCCTTTCAGTTTCTATAGCCTTCCTTACTGCAAACCACTCGAGGGCATCAAGAAAAGTGCTGAGAATCTTGGGGAGCTTCTCATGGGGGATCAGATTGATAACTCTGCCTATAGGTTCCGGATGAACACCAACGAGTCTCTCTATCTCTGCACCACCAGTCCTCTGAACGAGCATGAGGTCAAGCTCCTGAAACAGAGAACGCGCGAGTTGTACCAAGTCAATATGATTCTCGATAACTTGCCTGCTTTGAGATTCGCCAAGCAAAATGGGGTTACCATCCAGTGGACTGGATACCCTGTTGGATATTCACCACCCAACAGCAATGATGATTACATCATCAATCACCTCAAGTTTAAGGTATTGGTCCATCAGTACGAAGGCAATGTCATGGAGGTCATTGGCACGGGTGAAGAAGGTATGGGTGTTATCTCCGAAGCTGATAAAAAGAAGGCCCTGGGTTATGAGATAGTTGGATTTGAGGTTGTTCCATGCAGTGTCAAGTACGATCCTGAGAAAATGACCAAACTTCACATGTATGACCCTGCTCCTTCAGTTAACTGTCCGTTGGAGCTTGACAAAGCCCAGATCATAAAAGAACATGAAAGGATAACCTTCACTTATGAAGTCGAATTTGTTAGAAGCGAGACAAGATGGCCATCAAGATGGGATGCCTATTTGAAAATGGAAGGTGCTCGTGTCCATTGGTTCTCTATACTGAACTCCCTTATGGTGATCGTCTTCCTCGCCGGTATAGTCTTTGTCATATTCCTGAGGACGGTTAGAAGGGATCTGACAAAGTACGAGGAGCTGGACAAGGAAGCGCAGGCACAGATGAACGAAGAGCTCTCTGGATGGAAACTTGTTGTCGGAGATGTGTTCAGAGAACCAGAACTTTCAAAGCTTCTATGCATTATGGTGGGAGACGGTGTTCGGATTACAGGAATGGCTGTTGTCACTATTGTTTTCGCAGCACTAGGATTCATGTCGCCTGCATCAAGAGGAATGTTACTAACCGGGATGATTATTCTCTATCTTTTCTTGGGTATTGCTGCTGGGTACGCTGGTGTCCGGCTCTGGAGAACCGTCAAAGGAACTTCAGAAGGATGGAGATCACTATCCTGGTCCATCGCATGCTTCTTCCCGGGTATAGCTTTTGTTATACTAACAGTGTTGAACTTCCTTCTCTGGAGCAGCAACAGCACTGGCGCCATCCCAATATCACTCTACTTTGAGCTCTTGGCTCTCTGGTTCTGCATCTCGGTTCCCCTCACCTTGTTTGGAGGATTCTTAGGCACGCGAGCAGAAGCAATTCAGTTTCCAGTGAGAACCAACCAGATTCCAAGGGAGATCCCAGAACGTAAATACCCGTCATGGCTTCTAGTCCTTGGAGCAGGAACACTTCCTTTCGGAACTCTGTTCATAGAACTCTTCTTCATATTCTCCAGCATATGGTTAGGCAGATTCTACTACGTATTCGGGTTCTTACTCATAGTGCTGCTTCTTTTAGTAGTTGTGTGTGCAGAGGTATCAGTGGTGTTGACCTACATGCACCTCTGCGTGGAAGATTGGAGATGGTGGTGGAAAGCTTTCTTCGCATCTGGTTCAGTCGCCTTGTATGTCTTTGCTTACTCCATCAACTATTTGGTGTTCGATCTCCAAAGTCTGAGTGGACCGGTCTCGGCTATGCTTTACATTGGCTACTCTCTGCTTATGGCCATTGCAATAATGCTCTCAACGGGAACCATTGGCTTCCTTACTTCCTTTTACTTCGTCCACTATCTGTTTTCCTCTGTCAAAATCGATTGA
- the LOC106401979 gene encoding ribonuclease 2: MASRRSLLLLLQVLFATVLSASAYLPDTGRLAGDDVVEVNRSQREFDYFALSLQWPGTYCRGTRHCCSKNACCRGSDTPTQFTIHGLWPDYNDGSWPSCCYRSDFNEKEISTLVDGMEKYWPSLSCGSPSSCHGGKGSFWGHEWEKHGTCSSPVIRDEYSYFITTLNLYFKHNVTDVLYQAGYVASNSEKYPLGGIVTAIQNAFHITPEVVCKRDAIDEIRICFYKDFKPRDCVGSKDMTSKKSCPKYVSLPEYTPLDGEAMVLKMPTDE, translated from the exons ATGGCGTCTCGTAgatctcttctccttctcctccaaGTCCTTTTTGCTACGGTTCTTTCCGCCTCAGCCTATCTACCGGACACTGGAAGACTTGCCGGAGACGACGTCGTCGAAGTCAATCGCTCCCAGAGAGAGTTTGATTAttttgctctctctctccaatggCCCGGAACTTACTGCCGTGGAACTCGCCATTGCTGCTCCAAAAACGCTTGCTGTAGAGG CTCGGACACTCCAACTCAATTCACCATCC ATGGACTATGGCCGGACTATAACGACGGTTCCTGGCCTTCATGTTGCTATCGATCCGACTTCAATGAGAAGGAG ATCTCAACGTTGGTGGATGGCATGGAAAAGTACTGGCCCAGTCTCAGCTGTGGTTCTCCGTCATCTTGCCATGGTGGAAAAGGATCATTTTGGGGCCATGAG TGGG AGAAACATGGGACTTGCTCTTCTCCTGTTATTCGTGATGAGTATAGTTACTTCATTACCACGCTTAATCTATACTTCAAGCATAATGTCACG GATGTCCTTTATCAAGCTGGCTATGTTGCTTCCAACAGCGAGAAGTATCCTCTAGGAGGTATTGTCACAGCCATTCAGAATGCATTTCATATCACCCCTGAAGTAGTATGCAAAAGAGATGCAATCGATGAAATACGTATATGCTTCTATAAAGATTTCAAG CCCAGGGACTGTGTTGGTTCAAAAGACATGACGTCGAAAAAATCATGTCCCAAGTACGTAAGTTTGCCGGAATACACGCCATTGG ATGGTGAGGCTATGGTTCTGAAAATGCCAACAGATGAATaa